One stretch of Variovorax sp. 54 DNA includes these proteins:
- a CDS encoding lytic transglycosylase domain-containing protein: MSVFKRSLWLVFLLCMQQGLAHAADIYGYIDSNGVAHFAAEKVDERYKIFFQGGQSFDTAKGISPLGRGGGINRRLDGKVSSASQNLLAMFEASPGYKTAKSALRDASSKHAIDYELLQALVATESGFDARAVSPKGAMGLMQLMPATAQRYGVATDKRGTIEKKLFDPHINIAAGSRYLRDLIAMFPGQIELALAAYNAGEGAVQRAGNKIPNYKETQNYVQTVLQLYAYLKPSAVTVGGNLRSGTGSSGGGKTPGRIRMEMSVPKGGAIGRGNMPSESPRNVPTMPEVPELSDVPTGAAEPGDASPPSPLS; this comes from the coding sequence ATGTCGGTTTTCAAGCGTTCGCTGTGGTTGGTCTTTTTGCTGTGCATGCAGCAGGGGCTCGCGCACGCCGCCGACATTTACGGCTACATCGACAGCAACGGCGTGGCCCACTTCGCGGCCGAGAAGGTCGACGAGCGTTACAAGATCTTCTTCCAGGGCGGCCAGAGCTTCGACACCGCCAAGGGCATTTCGCCGCTGGGCCGTGGCGGCGGCATAAACCGCCGGCTCGACGGCAAGGTGTCGTCGGCGTCGCAGAACCTGCTGGCCATGTTCGAGGCCTCGCCCGGCTACAAGACCGCCAAGTCGGCGCTGCGCGATGCGTCGAGCAAGCACGCCATCGACTACGAGCTGCTGCAGGCGCTGGTCGCCACCGAATCGGGCTTCGACGCCAGGGCCGTCTCGCCCAAGGGCGCGATGGGGCTCATGCAGCTCATGCCCGCCACTGCGCAGCGCTACGGCGTGGCGACGGACAAGCGCGGCACCATCGAGAAAAAGCTGTTCGACCCGCACATCAACATCGCCGCCGGCTCGCGCTACCTGCGCGACCTGATCGCCATGTTCCCGGGGCAGATCGAGCTCGCACTGGCCGCCTACAACGCGGGCGAGGGCGCGGTGCAGCGGGCGGGCAACAAGATCCCGAACTACAAGGAAACGCAGAACTACGTGCAGACCGTGCTGCAGCTGTATGCGTACCTGAAGCCCTCGGCCGTGACGGTGGGCGGCAACCTGCGCAGCGGCACGGGCAGCAGCGGTGGCGGCAAGACGCCGGGGCGCATCCGCATGGAGATGTCGGTGCCCAAGGGCGGCGCGATCGGCCGCGGCAATATGCCGTCCGAGTCGCCGCGCAACGTGCCGACGATGCCCGAGGTTCCCGAGCTGTCCGACGTGCCGACCGGCGCAGCCGAGCCGGGCGACGCTTCGCCGCCGTCTCCGTTGTCCTGA
- the parC gene encoding DNA topoisomerase IV subunit A, with translation MDDSQPPLDLAGPTDGDTTLTLADYAQTAYLEYALSVVKGRALPDVSDGQKPVQRRILYSMSRMGLGFGGTNGTVGAKPVKSARVVGDVLGRFHPHSDQAAYDALVRMAQDFSQRYPLVDGQGNFGSRDGDGAAAMRYTEARLARITSLLLDEIDEGTVDFIPNYDGSTEEPRLLPARLPFTLLNGASGIAVGLATEIPSHNLREIADACVALIKSNGKLSEEELLAIVPGPDYPGGAQIISGASDIADAYRTGRGSLKVRARWTIEDLARGQWQLVVNELPPGVSTQKVLEEIEEITNPKVKAGKKALSADQTQLKAAMLSMLDVVRDESSKDAAVRLVFEPKTSRISQDEFATTLLAQTSLETSSSINLTMVGIDGKPTQKSLRQMLNEWIAFREITVEKRSRFRLNKVMDRIHILEGRQLVLLNIDEVIAIIRAAEDPKAALIARFNLSDIQAEDILEIRLRQLARLEAIKIQQQLDELRLEQKKLEDILSSPATLRRLLVKEIEADAKTFEDPRRTLIQAEKRAVAEVKVVDEPVTVIVSQKGWVRAQKGWASEKAAGNGGTAPEYSFKSGDTLYGAFECRSVDTLLVFGSAKDKSVRVYTVPVASLPGARGDGQPVTTLIELDAGTHVTHFFAGPVGACVLLANTGGYGFMATVENMMSRQRGGKAFIDVGEGEQLCRPSLVGGASGAEPMPAATHVACASSGKRILTFDIAELKSLPKGGRGLTLIDLEPKDTLAGAVAYTRSVRIEGVARGGKEREETLEIRSLNNAMGTRGRKGKVADLGFTPASVLRVL, from the coding sequence ATGGACGACTCTCAACCTCCGCTCGACCTTGCAGGCCCCACCGACGGCGACACCACCCTCACGCTGGCCGACTACGCGCAGACCGCCTACCTTGAATACGCCCTGAGCGTGGTCAAGGGCCGCGCGCTGCCCGATGTGTCCGACGGCCAGAAGCCGGTGCAGCGGCGCATCCTGTACTCGATGTCGCGCATGGGCCTGGGCTTCGGCGGCACCAACGGCACCGTGGGCGCCAAGCCCGTGAAGAGCGCGCGCGTCGTCGGCGACGTGCTTGGCCGCTTCCACCCGCACAGCGACCAGGCCGCGTACGACGCGCTGGTGCGCATGGCGCAAGACTTTTCGCAGCGCTATCCGCTGGTCGACGGCCAGGGCAACTTCGGCAGCCGCGACGGCGACGGCGCCGCGGCCATGCGCTACACCGAAGCGCGCCTGGCGCGCATCACCAGCCTGCTGCTCGACGAGATCGACGAAGGCACGGTCGACTTCATTCCCAACTACGACGGCAGCACCGAAGAGCCGCGCCTGCTGCCCGCGCGGCTGCCGTTCACGCTGCTCAATGGCGCCAGCGGCATCGCCGTGGGCCTGGCCACCGAAATCCCGAGCCACAACCTGCGCGAAATTGCCGATGCCTGCGTGGCGCTGATCAAGTCGAACGGCAAGCTCAGCGAAGAAGAACTGCTGGCGATCGTGCCCGGCCCCGACTACCCGGGCGGCGCGCAGATCATCAGTGGCGCCAGCGACATCGCCGACGCCTACCGCACCGGCCGCGGCTCGCTCAAGGTGCGCGCGCGCTGGACGATCGAAGACCTCGCGCGCGGCCAGTGGCAGCTCGTGGTCAACGAACTGCCGCCGGGCGTCAGCACGCAGAAGGTACTCGAAGAGATCGAGGAAATCACCAACCCGAAGGTCAAGGCCGGCAAGAAGGCACTGAGTGCCGACCAGACGCAACTGAAGGCCGCGATGCTGTCGATGCTCGACGTGGTGCGCGACGAGTCGAGCAAGGACGCCGCCGTGCGCCTGGTGTTCGAGCCCAAGACCTCGCGCATCAGCCAGGACGAGTTCGCGACCACGCTGCTCGCGCAGACCTCGCTCGAGACGTCGTCGTCGATCAACCTCACGATGGTCGGCATCGACGGCAAGCCGACGCAGAAGTCGCTGCGCCAGATGCTCAACGAGTGGATCGCGTTCCGCGAGATCACCGTCGAGAAGCGTTCGCGGTTCCGCCTGAACAAGGTCATGGATCGCATCCACATCCTCGAGGGTCGGCAGCTGGTGCTGCTGAACATCGACGAGGTCATCGCCATCATCCGCGCGGCCGAAGACCCCAAGGCTGCGCTCATTGCGCGCTTCAACCTCAGCGACATCCAGGCAGAAGACATTCTTGAAATCCGGCTGCGCCAGCTTGCGCGGCTGGAGGCCATCAAGATCCAGCAGCAACTCGATGAGTTGCGCTTGGAACAGAAAAAACTCGAAGACATCCTCTCCAGCCCGGCCACGCTGCGCCGCCTGCTGGTGAAGGAAATCGAGGCCGACGCCAAGACCTTCGAAGACCCGCGCCGCACGCTCATCCAGGCCGAGAAGCGCGCCGTGGCCGAGGTGAAGGTGGTCGACGAGCCCGTCACCGTGATCGTGTCGCAGAAGGGCTGGGTGCGCGCGCAGAAGGGCTGGGCCAGCGAGAAGGCGGCCGGCAACGGAGGCACTGCGCCCGAGTACAGCTTCAAGTCGGGCGACACGCTCTACGGCGCCTTCGAATGCCGCAGCGTCGACACGCTGCTGGTCTTCGGCAGCGCGAAGGACAAGAGCGTGCGCGTCTACACCGTGCCCGTGGCCTCGCTGCCCGGCGCGCGCGGCGACGGCCAGCCCGTCACCACGCTCATCGAGCTCGATGCCGGCACGCACGTCACGCATTTCTTCGCGGGCCCGGTGGGCGCCTGCGTGCTGCTCGCCAACACGGGCGGCTACGGCTTCATGGCCACCGTCGAGAACATGATGTCGCGCCAGCGCGGCGGCAAGGCCTTCATCGACGTGGGCGAGGGCGAGCAGCTGTGCCGTCCGTCGCTGGTGGGTGGCGCGAGCGGGGCCGAGCCGATGCCGGCCGCCACGCACGTGGCCTGCGCCTCGAGCGGCAAGCGCATCCTGACCTTCGACATCGCCGAACTCAAGAGCCTGCCCAAGGGTGGTCGCGGCCTGACGCTGATCGACCTGGAGCCCAAGGACACGCTGGCCGGCGCGGTGGCCTACACGCGCAGCGTGCGCATCGAAGGCGTCGCCCGCGGCGGCAAGGAGCGCGAAGAAACGCTCGAGATCCGATCGCTCAACAACGCGATGGGCACGCGCGGGCGCAAGGGCAAGGTGGCCGACCTCGGGTTCACGCCGGCAAGCGTGCTGCGGGTGCTCTGA
- a CDS encoding ABC transporter substrate-binding protein, whose protein sequence is MPLASLLTKRRPRIWLLAVVLGMGLAGSALATHGDPGKGPRVGVLVSDLRNPFFAHIARAVETTLADGRQRAAHITVVSSGFDPQRQDEQLKEMIRQRVQLVIVTPVDSTSLNARVAEARAAGIKVVAVDALVQGADAAVVTDSRAAGKLACEHLVRTLGGKGEVAIIDGPPNTAAVGRVSGCREALGAAPGVRVVPMALNGGATKDGGVEQMTRLLAQHPKLSGVFAINDLCGIGAEMAAQVAGRRDIVITAMDGSPEVVQRLRDPSTLIAGSATQSPALMGQRAAEIGLKLLAGQAPPQQRVLLLPSKLVTRENVGGYEGW, encoded by the coding sequence ATGCCCCTTGCATCCCTGCTCACGAAACGACGCCCGCGCATCTGGCTGCTGGCAGTCGTTCTCGGCATGGGCCTCGCCGGCAGCGCACTCGCGACCCACGGCGACCCTGGCAAAGGCCCGCGTGTCGGCGTGCTTGTCAGCGATCTGCGCAACCCCTTCTTTGCCCACATCGCCCGCGCAGTGGAAACGACGCTGGCCGACGGAAGGCAGCGCGCCGCGCACATCACCGTCGTGTCGAGCGGGTTCGATCCGCAGCGGCAGGACGAGCAGCTCAAGGAAATGATCCGCCAGCGCGTGCAGCTCGTGATCGTGACGCCGGTCGATTCGACCAGCCTCAACGCCCGCGTCGCTGAGGCGCGCGCGGCCGGCATCAAGGTCGTGGCGGTCGATGCGCTCGTGCAAGGCGCCGATGCGGCCGTGGTGACCGACAGCCGCGCGGCGGGCAAGCTGGCCTGTGAACATCTGGTGCGCACGCTCGGCGGCAAGGGCGAAGTGGCGATCATCGACGGCCCCCCGAACACTGCGGCTGTCGGCCGTGTGAGCGGCTGCCGCGAAGCACTGGGCGCCGCGCCCGGCGTGCGTGTCGTGCCGATGGCATTGAACGGCGGTGCCACCAAGGACGGCGGCGTCGAGCAGATGACCCGGCTGCTCGCACAGCACCCGAAGCTGTCGGGCGTGTTCGCCATCAACGACCTGTGCGGCATCGGCGCGGAAATGGCGGCCCAGGTCGCGGGGCGCCGCGACATCGTCATCACGGCGATGGATGGCTCGCCGGAGGTGGTGCAACGCCTGCGCGACCCGTCCACACTGATCGCCGGCAGCGCGACGCAGTCGCCCGCGTTGATGGGCCAACGGGCGGCCGAGATCGGGTTGAAGCTGCTGGCAGGCCAGGCGCCGCCGCAGCAGCGCGTGCTGCTGTTGCCGTCGAAGCTCGTGACGCGCGAGAACGTCGGCGGCTACGAGGGCTGGTGA
- a CDS encoding MBL fold metallo-hydrolase: protein MADESDSQGAYLPRLLRRGAVLATAGCAFVAGCSTAGGGETPYEKSPQFKGGVFQNMPNPELLPAASTWRIWSRFIVGSKVDTVPADPIPVRALTPQALDALATDANHVVRLGHSSHLLKLKGKYWLIDPVFSERVSPFTWVGPKRFHKPPIQLEQLPPIEAVILSHDHYDHLDVSTIEYLATRVQRYFVPLGVRARLVEMGVPAERVTELDWWQGGEHAGVKLTATPAQHFSGRAVTLTDRDRTLWASWVVQSGDQRIFYSGDSGYFPGFKQIGERFGGFDLALMENGAYDAYWPGVHMTPEQSVQAFEDLRGKVLYSVHNSTFDLAFHTWHDPLDRIADLAQAKKIDLATPVIGEVLTVGQARTNVRWWAGLK from the coding sequence ATGGCTGACGAATCGGATTCGCAAGGCGCTTACTTACCCCGACTGCTGCGCCGCGGTGCCGTGCTCGCCACGGCGGGTTGCGCCTTCGTCGCAGGCTGCAGCACGGCCGGTGGCGGGGAAACGCCCTATGAGAAATCGCCGCAGTTCAAGGGCGGCGTGTTCCAGAACATGCCCAACCCCGAGTTGCTGCCCGCCGCCAGCACGTGGCGCATCTGGTCGCGCTTCATCGTCGGCAGCAAGGTCGACACCGTGCCCGCCGATCCCATTCCGGTGCGCGCCCTGACGCCCCAGGCACTCGACGCGCTCGCGACCGATGCCAATCACGTCGTACGCCTGGGCCACTCGTCGCACCTGCTGAAGCTCAAGGGCAAGTACTGGCTCATCGACCCCGTGTTCAGCGAGCGCGTCTCGCCCTTCACGTGGGTCGGGCCGAAGCGCTTTCACAAGCCGCCGATCCAGCTGGAGCAGCTGCCGCCGATCGAGGCCGTGATTCTTTCGCACGACCACTACGACCACCTGGACGTCTCCACCATCGAGTACCTCGCCACCCGCGTGCAGCGCTACTTCGTGCCGCTGGGCGTGCGCGCCCGGCTCGTCGAGATGGGCGTGCCCGCCGAGCGCGTGACCGAGCTCGACTGGTGGCAAGGCGGCGAGCATGCGGGCGTGAAGCTCACGGCCACGCCGGCGCAGCATTTCTCGGGCCGCGCGGTCACGCTGACCGACCGCGACCGCACGCTGTGGGCCTCGTGGGTGGTGCAAAGCGGCGATCAGCGCATCTTCTACAGCGGCGACTCGGGCTACTTTCCGGGCTTCAAGCAGATCGGCGAACGCTTCGGCGGCTTCGACCTCGCGCTGATGGAAAACGGCGCCTACGACGCCTACTGGCCCGGCGTGCACATGACGCCCGAACAGAGCGTGCAGGCCTTCGAAGACCTGCGCGGCAAGGTGCTGTACTCGGTGCACAACAGCACCTTCGACCTGGCCTTTCACACCTGGCACGACCCGCTGGACCGCATCGCCGACCTGGCGCAGGCGAAGAAGATCGACCTGGCCACGCCGGTGATCGGCGAGGTGCTCACGGTGGGTCAGGCGCGCACCAACGTGCGTTGGTGGGCCGGGCTGAAGTGA
- a CDS encoding cysteine hydrolase family protein, whose amino-acid sequence MKTAILVIDMQRGLCGDPPRPYESEAVIGRINALTARARAAGAPVAFIQHENAIDLEFDSERWQLADALQVTPADARLRKTTPDSFLRTPLEAWLSGQGVRRVVVCGYSSEFCVDTTVRRAAALGYEVVLAADAHTSHDKPHAKGAFIRAHHNATLSDITSFGVPIRAIDSAQIDL is encoded by the coding sequence ATGAAAACTGCCATCCTCGTCATCGACATGCAGCGCGGCCTTTGCGGCGATCCGCCCCGGCCGTACGAGTCCGAAGCGGTCATCGGGCGCATCAACGCACTCACGGCGCGGGCCCGCGCGGCCGGCGCGCCGGTGGCCTTCATCCAGCACGAGAACGCCATCGACCTGGAATTCGATTCCGAGCGCTGGCAGCTGGCCGATGCCTTGCAGGTGACGCCAGCCGACGCCCGCCTGCGCAAGACCACGCCCGATTCGTTCCTGCGCACGCCGCTCGAAGCTTGGCTGTCGGGGCAGGGCGTGCGGCGCGTGGTGGTCTGCGGCTATTCGTCGGAGTTCTGCGTGGACACGACCGTGCGCCGCGCCGCCGCACTGGGCTACGAGGTGGTGCTGGCGGCCGACGCGCATACCTCGCACGACAAACCGCACGCCAAGGGCGCCTTCATCCGCGCGCACCACAACGCGACGCTGTCGGACATCACGAGCTTCGGCGTGCCGATCCGCGCGATCGACAGCGCGCAGATCGATCTTTAA